From Linepithema humile isolate Giens D197 chromosome 8, Lhum_UNIL_v1.0, whole genome shotgun sequence, one genomic window encodes:
- the LOC105670568 gene encoding keratin-associated protein 19-2-like, translated as MKLFFVISTLTGLVALCHSASELPESKLLPKLTPINDAQGVYANNADNAGDLTQSASDRTFHITKDYGGYPGGYPGGYPGGYPGGYPGYSYGANPGIIGSIYPGTSYRGSSLIPGHRGYPITGPGGLLGGGNVGYGYYGNAGNYPGSAYGGYGGYGGYGGYGGYGGYGGYGGYGDYGRGSALGGYGGYGSYGGVGGYDDNYLGYGRGNYNRYDGVGGYDTYGTNYGSTYGTRNAYNPYRGSSYGSTSLSNPTGYRGYS; from the exons ATGAAGCTGTTCTTTGTT ATATCAACTTTAACCGGTCTAGTTGCATTGTGTCATAGTGCAAGCGAATTACCGGAATCAAAATTGCTCCCAAAATTAACGCCGATAAACGACGCACAAGGTGTATATGCAAATAATGCAGATAACGCGGGAGATTTGACTCAATCTGCGAGCGATCGAA CATTTCATATAACAAAAGATTATGGAGGGTATCCTGGAGGGTATCCTGGAGGGTATCCTGGAGGATATCCTGGGGGATATCCTGGATATTCATACGGCGCTAATCCAGGAATCATTGGATCCATTTATCCTGGTACCTCGTATCGTGGTAGTAGCTTGATTCCAGGACACAGAGGCTATCCAATAACTGGACCAGGAGGACTTCTTGGTGGCGGTAATGTTGG cTATGGGTATTACGGTAACGCGGGAAATTATCCCGGATCTGCATATGGTGGATATGGTGGATATGGTGGATATGGTGGCTATGGTGGATATGGTGGCTATGGTGGATATGGAGGTTACGGGGATTACGGAAGAGGATCTGCTCTGGGAGGATACGGAGGTTACGGAAGTTATGGGGGGGTCGGAGGTTACGATGATAATTATTTGGGATACGGACGTGGTAATTACAATCGTTATGATGGCGTAGGTGGATACGATACTTATGGTACAAATTATGGCTCGACATACGGAACCAGAAATGCGTATAATCCATATCGCGGAAGCAGTTATGGTTCCACTTCGCTTAGTAATCCGACTGGTTATCGTGGTTATTCTTAA